From a single Brassica rapa cultivar Chiifu-401-42 chromosome A01, CAAS_Brap_v3.01, whole genome shotgun sequence genomic region:
- the LOC103870141 gene encoding two-component response regulator ARR2, whose translation MLNPGQGRGPDSGVAGGSSNSDPFPAGLRVLVVDDDPTCLMILERMLRTCLYRVTKCNRAEIALSLLRKNKNGFDIVISDVHMPDMDGFKLLEHVGLEMDLPVIMMSADDSKAVVLKGVTHGAVDYLIKPVRIEALKNIWQHVVRKKRNEWNVSEHSGSVEETGQREDGDNNSSSANNEGSWRGSRKRKEEEVDEQGGDDKEDTSSLKKPRVVWSVELHQQFVAAVNQLGVDKAVPKKILEMMNVPGLTRENVASHLQKYRIYLRRLGGVSQHQGNMNHSFMTGQDPSFGPLSTLNGFDLQALAAAGQLPAQSLAHLQAAGLARPPSLTKPGMSVDQRSIFSFENPKIRHGQMMNSGGGGNKQMNLLHGVPMGMEPRQFTGGGQMRVQQQQQQLSGGRAVGQNVQSSGMMMPVGGGPSMLQQQQQVMLSSSVPRRSETSSSSRVLPAAATTQSVVFNNFSSELPRNSFPLASAPGISVSYQEEVNSSDAKGGAGFGNPSYDIFNDYPQQHNNNNDWDLQNIGMVFNSHQDTTTASAAFSSSSSTQRQRAEHVQNHHQQQQLPSQSLNHMNGGGSVRVKSERVAETVTCPPATTLFQEQYNQEDLMSALLKQEGLPLVDNEFDFDGYSFDNIPV comes from the exons ATGTTAAATCCGGGTCAGGGAAGAGGACCCGATTCGGGAGTCGCTGGTGGGTCGTCGAACTCCGACCCGTTTCCTGCGGGTCTTCGAGTTCTCGTGGTCGACGATGACCCAACTTGTCTGATGATCTTGGAGAGGATGCTCAGGACTTGTCTCTACAGAG TAACGAAGTGTAACAGAGCAGAGATCGCATTGTCTCTGCTACGAAAGAACAAGAACGGTTTCGATATTGTCATCAGTGATGTTCATATGCCTGACATGGACGGATTCAAGCTCCTAGAACACGTCGGTCTAGAGATGGATCTACCTGTTATCA TGATGTCTGCGGATGATTCAAAGGCCGTTGTGTTGAAAGGAGTGACTCACGGTGCAGTGGACTACCTCATCAAACCAGTACGCATCGAGGCGCTCAAGAACATATGGCAGCATGTGGTGAGGAAGAAGCGTAACGAGTGGAATGTCTCTGAACATTCCGGAAGTGTTGAAGAGACTGGGCAGAGGGAAGATGGTGATAACAACTCTTCTTCAGCTAATAACGAAGGGAGCTGGAGGGGCTCGAGGAAGAGGAAGGAAGAGGAAGTAGACGAGCAAGGGGGGGATGATAAAGAGGACACGTCTAGCTTGAAGAAACCACGTGTGGTTTGGTCTGTTGAGTTGCATCAACAATTTGTCGCTGCTGTGAATCAGCTTGGCGTTGACA AAGCGGTTCCGAAGAAGATCTTGGAGATGATGAATGTACCAGGACTAACGAGAGAAAACGTAGCTAGTCACCTCCAG AAGTATAGGATATATCTAAGACGGCTTGGAGGAGTGTCTCAGCACCAAGGGAACATGAACCATTCGTTTATGACAGGTCAAGATCCGAGTTTCGGTCCTCTTTCTACGTTGAATGGGTTTGATCTTCAAGCTCTAGCTGCTGCTGGTCAGCTCCCAGCTCAGAGCCTCGCACATCTTCAAGCAGCTGGTCTTGCTCGGCCTCCTTCACTCACTAAACCGGGGATGTCCGTAGATCAGAGAAGCATCTTCAGCTTCGAAAACCCAAAAATAAGACATGGGCAGATGATGAacagtggtggtggtggtaatAAGCAGATGAATCTGCTTCACGGTGTTCCAATGGGAATGGAACCAAGACAGTTTACAGGTGGTGGTCAAATGCGcgtgcagcagcagcagcaacaattGTCTGGTGGTCGTGCTGTTGGACAGAATGTTCAGAGCAGTGGGATGATGATGCCAGTAGGTGGAGGGCCATCAATGctacaacagcaacaacaagtGATGTTGTCGAGTAGTGTTCCAAGGAGAAGCGAGACAAGCAGCAGCAGTAGAGTGTTACCAGCTGCTGCTACTACACAGTCGGTGGTCTTTAATAACTTTTCCTCGGAGCTACCTAGAAACAGCTTCCCGTTGGCAAGTGCACCTGGGATATCAGTTTCTTACCAAGAAGAAGTCAACAGCTCAGACGCAAAAGGTGGTGCTGGGTTTGGTAACCCGAGCTACGACATATTCAATGATTATCCGCAGCagcacaacaacaacaatgatTGGGATCTGCAGAATATCGGCATGGTCTTTAATTCTCATCAGGACACAACAACAGCATCTGCCGCTTTTTCATCTTCGTCCTCCACTCAGAGACAAAGGGCTGAGCATGTGCAGAACCATCACCAGCAACAGCAGTTGCCAAGCCAGAGTCTTAATCACATGAACGGCGGTGGTTCGGTTAGAGTGAAGTCAGAGAGAGTGGCGGAGACTGTGACTTGTCCTCCAGCAACAACACTGTTTCAAGAGCAGTATAATCAAGAAGATCTCATGAGCGCACTTCTCAAACAG GAAGGACTTCCATTGGTAGATAACGAGTTCGACTTTGACGGATACTCCTTCGATAATATTCCTGTCTGA